The following proteins are encoded in a genomic region of Hoeflea phototrophica DFL-43:
- a CDS encoding FxsA family protein, whose product MRFSFIPFLLLVIPLAEIAAFVVIGGQIGVWATLGMVLLTAAIGSFLLRWQGVGLFNKINTELRANRVPGRELVHGVMILVAGVLLLTPGFVTDSLGFLLFVPAFRDMVWRLVKDRIVVQTMSARHGGGPTGATRKSDDVVDLGEDEFERQGDPSSPWSEDHGRGGGETGSQERLPGRDTKKRE is encoded by the coding sequence ATGCGCTTCTCCTTTATCCCGTTTTTGCTCTTGGTCATACCGCTTGCCGAGATTGCCGCCTTTGTGGTGATTGGTGGCCAGATCGGCGTCTGGGCAACGCTCGGCATGGTGTTGCTGACAGCCGCTATCGGCAGTTTTCTGCTTCGTTGGCAGGGTGTTGGCCTTTTCAACAAGATCAACACTGAATTGCGGGCGAACCGGGTTCCCGGCCGTGAACTGGTGCATGGGGTCATGATTCTTGTCGCGGGGGTGTTGCTGCTGACGCCTGGCTTTGTCACTGATTCGCTTGGATTCCTTTTGTTTGTTCCGGCGTTCCGCGACATGGTCTGGAGGTTGGTGAAAGACCGGATCGTGGTTCAGACGATGTCGGCGCGACATGGTGGAGGCCCGACAGGAGCCACGAGAAAGAGTGATGACGTGGTCGATCTCGGAGAAGACGAGTTCGAGCGGCAAGGCGACCCATCATCGCCATGGTCGGAAGATCACGGGCGAGGGGGCGGAGAGACAGGCAGCCAGGAGCGCCTTCCTGGGCGCGATACAAAGAAGCGCGAATGA